The following are encoded in a window of Brockia lithotrophica genomic DNA:
- a CDS encoding DAK2 domain-containing protein, giving the protein MAENRGIHLLSEDLFRAALEAGYRRLQAHKDVVNRLNVFPVPDGDTGTNMVLTIGAGLEESRGVSGGVGAVAQAFSRGLLMGARGNSGVIVSQLFRGFAQEVDGKSALTPLEWAEAVDAGVRAAYRAVMKPAEGTILTVSRKGAQAALGEARRGGDFVAVVEALLRAARETLARTPEMLEPLRQAGVVDAGGQGFVYFYEGFLEGLRGEGGSVALAADAVQGTSAGGRAALVEALDEGLPDDVHAWEGDPEDLPYGFCTNFVVRLYDPASFREDEFRRSLERFGDSIVVLRGDDLVRAHVHSETPGEVLTWAQSFGELIRIKIDNMREQIRAQKARSEARRKTSGSEERGTPSAPEAEAEAKAPAPPNPAGSGDDGAAKPPRVRTAVVAVVQGKGFAALMESLGAQALVDGGETMNPSTEAILTAIRSTNADAVVVLPNNGNVILAAEQARQLADRPVFVVPTTTLPEGVSALVAYRPDLSAEENVAAMEEALRATRVAQITQAVRDARFDGESIRAGEYIALSGKSLLAKGDALEGVLLAALERLGVHSDGMLTLFWGDGLPEDARERLLRTLEERYPDLEIEAFEGGQPLYPLLVSFEG; this is encoded by the coding sequence TTGGCTGAGAACCGGGGAATTCACCTCCTTTCGGAGGATCTGTTTCGCGCCGCCTTGGAGGCGGGCTATCGCCGCCTGCAAGCGCACAAGGACGTCGTCAACCGGCTCAACGTCTTTCCCGTTCCCGACGGGGACACGGGGACGAACATGGTGCTCACCATAGGCGCAGGCCTCGAAGAAAGCCGTGGGGTCTCTGGCGGCGTAGGTGCCGTGGCACAGGCGTTCTCGCGCGGCCTTCTCATGGGTGCGCGCGGAAATTCCGGCGTCATCGTATCCCAGCTTTTCCGGGGATTTGCCCAGGAGGTAGACGGGAAATCCGCCCTCACGCCTCTCGAGTGGGCGGAGGCGGTGGACGCGGGGGTGCGCGCCGCCTACCGTGCGGTGATGAAACCCGCGGAAGGGACGATTCTCACGGTCTCGCGCAAAGGAGCCCAGGCGGCTCTGGGGGAAGCGCGTCGCGGCGGGGACTTCGTAGCCGTCGTCGAGGCGCTTCTCCGTGCGGCACGAGAGACGCTGGCGCGCACGCCCGAGATGCTCGAACCCCTGCGCCAGGCAGGCGTCGTCGACGCCGGCGGGCAGGGTTTCGTGTACTTCTACGAAGGGTTTCTCGAGGGACTGCGCGGAGAGGGCGGTTCTGTCGCCCTTGCGGCGGACGCGGTGCAGGGTACTTCCGCCGGAGGCCGGGCGGCGCTCGTCGAAGCCCTGGACGAGGGGCTTCCCGATGACGTGCACGCTTGGGAAGGAGATCCCGAGGACCTCCCGTACGGCTTTTGTACGAATTTTGTCGTACGCCTGTACGACCCCGCATCCTTCCGCGAAGACGAGTTCCGTCGTTCCCTCGAGCGCTTCGGCGATTCCATCGTCGTGCTCCGGGGTGACGACCTCGTGCGCGCGCACGTTCATTCCGAAACCCCGGGCGAAGTACTCACCTGGGCGCAGTCTTTCGGAGAACTCATCCGCATCAAGATCGACAACATGCGCGAGCAGATTCGCGCCCAAAAGGCGCGCTCCGAAGCGCGTCGCAAGACGTCCGGGTCGGAGGAACGGGGAACGCCTTCGGCACCCGAAGCGGAGGCCGAGGCGAAGGCTCCGGCTCCCCCGAATCCCGCCGGAAGCGGGGACGACGGAGCGGCGAAGCCTCCTCGGGTACGGACGGCAGTCGTCGCCGTCGTCCAGGGGAAGGGATTTGCCGCCTTGATGGAGAGCCTAGGGGCGCAGGCGCTCGTCGACGGCGGGGAGACGATGAACCCGAGCACGGAGGCGATTCTCACGGCGATTCGCTCCACGAACGCCGACGCGGTCGTAGTCCTCCCCAACAACGGGAACGTGATCCTCGCTGCGGAACAGGCGCGGCAGTTGGCGGACCGTCCGGTGTTCGTCGTTCCGACGACGACGCTCCCAGAGGGCGTTTCGGCGCTCGTCGCCTACCGTCCGGACCTTTCGGCAGAAGAAAACGTGGCGGCCATGGAAGAAGCGCTTCGCGCGACGCGCGTCGCGCAGATCACGCAGGCCGTGCGCGACGCCCGCTTTGACGGGGAGTCGATTCGGGCCGGAGAGTACATCGCCCTTTCGGGGAAGTCCCTCCTCGCCAAGGGGGATGCGCTCGAAGGCGTGCTCCTCGCGGCTCTCGAGCGCCTGGGGGTGCATTCGGACGGGATGCTCACCCTCTTTTGGGGCGACGGACTTCCCGAAGACGCGCGCGAGAGGCTCCTCCGAACCCTCGAAGAACGGTATCCGGACCTCGAGATCGAGGCGTTCGAAGGCGGGCAGCCCCTCTACCCCCTCCTCGTGAGCTTCGAGGGGTAG
- a CDS encoding Asp23/Gls24 family envelope stress response protein, with product MPYVKDMDGGKLYISDRVIAQLAGYAAMDVFGIVGMVPQKPISEGILEILGRENLAKGVEVVLADKKGREGEDGEEVSLNLYVIVTYGVRIPEVARNLQERVLYALRTFLGIETATVNVHVRGVKVEN from the coding sequence ATGCCGTACGTGAAGGATATGGACGGTGGGAAGCTCTACATTTCGGACCGCGTAATCGCCCAGCTTGCCGGGTATGCGGCGATGGACGTCTTCGGCATCGTGGGGATGGTCCCGCAAAAGCCGATCAGCGAAGGCATCTTGGAGATCCTCGGGCGGGAAAACCTCGCCAAAGGGGTCGAGGTGGTCTTGGCGGACAAGAAGGGCCGGGAAGGGGAAGACGGGGAGGAGGTCTCCCTCAACCTATACGTCATCGTAACGTACGGGGTGCGGATTCCGGAAGTCGCGCGGAACCTGCAGGAGCGTGTCCTCTACGCGTTGCGCACCTTTCTCGGAATCGAGACGGCGACGGTGAACGTCCACGTCCGAGGGGTTAAGGTAGAGAACTAG
- the rpmB gene encoding 50S ribosomal protein L28, with protein sequence MGRVCYVTGKKPMFGNRRSHSMKASRRKFSPNLKKVRILVDGKPKRVWVHVKALKKGLVQRV encoded by the coding sequence ATGGGACGGGTGTGTTACGTCACGGGAAAGAAGCCCATGTTCGGCAACCGCCGGAGCCACTCCATGAAGGCGAGCCGGCGGAAGTTCTCCCCCAACCTCAAAAAGGTACGTATCCTCGTCGACGGTAAACCCAAGCGCGTGTGGGTACACGTAAAGGCACTCAAAAAGGGCCTCGTACAGCGCGTTTGA
- a CDS encoding stage V sporulation protein M, with the protein MRFYTIKLPGPIAALVRFFMERFRGERRKVVRREKA; encoded by the coding sequence GTGCGCTTCTACACGATCAAACTTCCCGGCCCGATTGCTGCCCTCGTCCGCTTTTTCATGGAACGGTTTCGGGGAGAAAGGCGAAAGGTTGTCCGTCGGGAGAAGGCGTAG
- a CDS encoding pyridoxal-phosphate-dependent aminotransferase family protein — protein sequence MQDQLYLRIPGPTPVPPRVLRALAQPMVGHRDPLMDERVARITARLKPLFGTQGKVFLLAGSGTLAMETLLVNLTAPGDEVLVVTNGNFGERFAAIARDHKRNVHTLSFPPGVPTDPEAFRGALAAHPNLRAVIVTHCETSTSLLNPVRELAAIVREVRPEALVLVDGVSSIAGVEMAMDAWGIDGVATGSQKALMSPPGLAIVALGPRALEAMRAVDGPRFYADLRRYEDSLAKNTTPFTPAVSLLFALDEALNLIEEEGYEGVFARHRLMRDMTRAGIRALGLPLLVEDDAYASPTVTAVDVEALGPKRVLATLREHFSVVFASGQGNLTPRIVRIGHMGYVSPSDVLHYLAAFEVTLELLGHPVRRGAAVAAAAEVYTAWATASSSPTR from the coding sequence GTGCAGGATCAGCTCTACCTCCGAATTCCCGGCCCAACGCCGGTACCGCCCCGCGTCCTCCGCGCCCTCGCCCAACCCATGGTCGGACACCGCGACCCCCTCATGGACGAACGCGTGGCGCGCATCACCGCGAGGCTCAAGCCCCTCTTCGGCACGCAGGGCAAGGTCTTCCTCCTCGCGGGAAGCGGAACGTTGGCCATGGAAACGCTCCTCGTAAACCTCACCGCCCCCGGTGACGAAGTCCTCGTCGTTACGAACGGGAATTTCGGGGAGCGCTTTGCCGCCATCGCCCGCGACCACAAGCGAAACGTCCACACCCTCTCGTTCCCCCCCGGCGTTCCGACGGATCCGGAGGCCTTCCGGGGCGCCCTCGCCGCGCATCCGAACCTCCGCGCCGTGATCGTCACGCACTGCGAAACCTCCACTTCCCTCCTCAACCCCGTACGGGAACTCGCGGCGATCGTCCGTGAAGTCCGCCCGGAGGCCCTCGTCCTCGTCGACGGCGTTTCCTCGATTGCCGGAGTGGAGATGGCCATGGACGCGTGGGGAATCGACGGGGTTGCCACGGGTTCGCAAAAGGCGCTCATGAGCCCGCCGGGTCTCGCCATCGTGGCCTTGGGGCCCCGCGCCCTTGAGGCGATGCGCGCCGTAGACGGCCCGCGCTTTTACGCCGATCTCCGCCGCTACGAGGACAGCCTGGCGAAGAACACGACCCCCTTCACCCCTGCCGTCTCCCTCCTCTTCGCCCTCGACGAGGCGCTCAACCTCATCGAGGAAGAGGGCTATGAGGGCGTCTTCGCCCGCCACCGCCTCATGCGCGACATGACGCGTGCGGGAATTCGCGCCCTCGGGCTTCCCCTGCTCGTCGAAGACGACGCCTACGCCTCCCCGACCGTGACCGCCGTGGACGTAGAGGCCCTGGGGCCCAAGCGCGTTTTGGCCACCTTGCGCGAGCACTTCTCCGTCGTCTTCGCCTCCGGACAGGGGAACCTCACGCCGCGCATCGTGCGCATCGGTCACATGGGATACGTATCGCCTTCGGACGTCCTCCACTATCTCGCGGCCTTCGAGGTGACTTTGGAGCTCCTCGGGCATCCCGTGCGCCGGGGTGCCGCCGTCGCGGCCGCTGCGGAGGTGTACACGGCGTGGGCTACCGCATCGTCATCGCCGACCCGCTGA
- the serA gene encoding phosphoglycerate dehydrogenase, with protein MGYRIVIADPLSEAGLEPLRRDPEVEIIDVSHEDDPDALVRALRDADALIVRSRTKVTRDLLDLAPRLKVVGRAGVGVDNIDVDAATERGVLVLNAPNGNTIAAAEHAFALLLALARRIPEAHASVKAGRWERQRFIGFELMGKTLGVVGLGRIGSEVAKRARAFGMEVLGYDPYLPESRARSLGIEPVSLEELFRRADIITLHTPLTEETRNLIRRETLALMKDGVILVNAARGGLIDEDALVEAVRSGKVAGVALDVFAEEPPKNAELLALERAVFTPHLGASTVEAQENVARDTSIAILEALRDRPVRTAVNLPEAPSPEAAELLRLGERLGTFAMDVLDGPPVAVDVTFHGEISEAEREFLVRAVLKGVLARQLDVRVNLVNARTLARQRGLEVQETWTSTSTGFPFLVQVRLRGERGSAVQVSGTIVEGLGPRIVEVEGFPVDVPPEGTIVFAHHVDRPGVIGRVGMIFGEKGINIATMIVGRREIGGEAVMLLAVDHTPDEDTLAKLLDIEALRSVKLVRLG; from the coding sequence GTGGGCTACCGCATCGTCATCGCCGACCCGCTGAGCGAGGCGGGGCTCGAACCCCTTAGACGCGACCCTGAGGTGGAGATCATCGACGTCTCCCACGAGGACGACCCCGATGCCCTTGTACGCGCCCTCCGCGACGCCGACGCCCTCATCGTGCGCAGCCGTACGAAGGTCACCCGCGACCTCCTCGACCTCGCCCCGCGCCTCAAGGTCGTAGGGCGCGCCGGCGTGGGCGTGGACAACATCGACGTCGATGCCGCCACGGAACGGGGTGTGCTCGTCCTCAACGCCCCCAACGGGAACACGATTGCCGCCGCGGAACACGCCTTCGCCCTCCTCCTCGCCCTCGCCCGGCGGATTCCCGAAGCGCACGCTTCGGTAAAGGCGGGGCGCTGGGAGCGCCAGCGCTTCATCGGCTTTGAGCTCATGGGGAAAACGCTCGGCGTGGTGGGCCTCGGTCGCATCGGAAGTGAGGTAGCCAAGCGTGCCCGCGCCTTCGGTATGGAGGTCCTCGGCTACGACCCCTATCTCCCCGAATCCCGAGCCCGGTCGTTGGGCATCGAGCCCGTGAGCCTCGAAGAACTCTTCCGCCGCGCCGACATCATCACCCTGCACACGCCGCTTACGGAAGAGACGCGAAACCTCATCCGCCGAGAAACCCTCGCCCTCATGAAGGACGGCGTGATCCTCGTGAACGCCGCCCGCGGTGGCCTCATCGACGAAGACGCCCTGGTAGAGGCCGTACGCAGCGGGAAGGTCGCAGGCGTCGCCCTCGACGTTTTTGCCGAGGAACCGCCGAAAAACGCCGAGCTCCTCGCCTTGGAACGTGCGGTGTTTACTCCACACCTCGGGGCGAGCACCGTCGAAGCGCAGGAAAACGTCGCCCGCGACACGAGCATCGCCATCCTGGAGGCCCTACGCGATCGACCCGTCCGCACGGCAGTCAACCTTCCGGAAGCGCCCTCGCCAGAGGCGGCGGAGCTCCTCCGTCTCGGGGAGCGCCTTGGCACCTTCGCCATGGACGTGCTGGACGGTCCGCCCGTCGCTGTAGACGTCACCTTCCACGGAGAGATCTCCGAAGCGGAACGGGAGTTCCTCGTCCGCGCCGTGCTCAAGGGCGTCCTCGCTCGCCAGCTCGACGTGCGCGTAAACCTCGTAAACGCCCGCACGCTCGCCCGCCAGCGGGGCCTCGAAGTTCAGGAGACGTGGACGAGCACGAGCACCGGGTTCCCCTTCCTCGTTCAGGTACGCCTGCGCGGAGAACGCGGCTCAGCCGTCCAAGTTTCGGGCACGATTGTCGAGGGCCTTGGGCCGCGCATCGTCGAAGTCGAAGGGTTCCCCGTGGACGTCCCACCGGAGGGGACGATCGTCTTTGCCCACCACGTCGACCGCCCGGGCGTAATCGGGCGCGTAGGCATGATTTTCGGCGAGAAGGGAATCAACATCGCGACGATGATCGTCGGCCGCCGGGAAATCGGCGGCGAGGCCGTCATGCTCCTCGCCGTGGACCACACCCCCGACGAAGACACTCTCGCCAAGCTTCTCGACATCGAGGCCTTGCGCAGCGTGAAGCTCGTCCGCCTCGGATAA
- a CDS encoding CDGSH iron-sulfur domain-containing protein, with product MEIAGDQFVLRTGEEETPLARTRVFLCRCGASHRKPFCDGSHARIGFRAPAGELTWEAERP from the coding sequence ATCGAAATTGCGGGCGATCAATTCGTCTTGCGAACGGGCGAAGAAGAGACCCCTCTCGCCCGCACGCGCGTCTTTCTTTGCCGCTGCGGCGCCTCCCATCGCAAGCCCTTTTGCGACGGAAGCCACGCCCGCATCGGATTTCGGGCACCCGCCGGAGAACTCACGTGGGAAGCGGAGAGGCCATAA
- a CDS encoding uracil-DNA glycosylase — MEMVMPYGSDARRKPPGFFSSQGRGILGTESPKPLPQTTGEIDVSDRSTAALAEAARFVRELAAIPTGGDLFNPWRESDLVWDRSRLAPCVRRLHLTYYLARRLGRVRWVWIGEALGYRGARFSGVPFTSERILLGLHPEIPAEVAFGRRGVRTSRPDHPILAGRTSEATRLYGFAEVSATLVWRAVRAAGLAPEDVVFFSVVPFHPLDSKRGPMSNRPPRRREVREGLEVLSEFLGIFRRWSREGAFPRVVAVGNVAHEGLEALGISHLKVVHPAQGHGSRFLAEIRRAVLTEER, encoded by the coding sequence GTGGAGATGGTCATGCCGTACGGTTCGGATGCCCGGCGAAAGCCGCCGGGCTTTTTTTCATCCCAGGGGAGAGGTATCTTGGGAACGGAAAGCCCGAAACCGTTGCCGCAAACGACGGGGGAGATCGACGTGTCGGACCGGTCTACGGCAGCGCTTGCGGAGGCGGCGCGGTTCGTCCGCGAGCTTGCCGCAATTCCCACGGGGGGCGATCTCTTCAATCCGTGGAGGGAGAGCGACCTCGTGTGGGACCGTTCTCGGCTTGCCCCGTGCGTCCGCCGACTGCACCTTACGTACTACCTCGCGCGACGCCTCGGCCGCGTCCGTTGGGTGTGGATCGGCGAGGCCTTAGGCTACCGCGGCGCGCGCTTTTCCGGCGTTCCCTTTACCTCGGAGCGAATCCTCCTCGGCCTTCATCCAGAAATCCCCGCCGAGGTGGCCTTCGGCCGCCGCGGCGTGCGCACGAGCCGTCCCGACCACCCGATACTTGCGGGGAGAACCTCGGAGGCGACGCGCCTCTACGGGTTCGCAGAGGTGAGCGCTACCTTGGTCTGGCGCGCGGTACGCGCGGCGGGGCTGGCCCCCGAAGACGTGGTGTTCTTTAGCGTCGTTCCTTTTCATCCTCTGGATTCCAAACGAGGCCCCATGAGCAACCGTCCGCCCCGGCGCCGCGAAGTGCGGGAAGGGCTTGAGGTTCTCTCGGAATTTCTCGGCATCTTCCGCCGGTGGAGTAGGGAAGGCGCCTTTCCGCGCGTCGTCGCCGTAGGGAACGTCGCCCACGAAGGGCTCGAGGCGCTCGGGATCTCGCACCTCAAGGTCGTACACCCGGCGCAGGGGCACGGGTCCCGCTTCCTCGCGGAAATCCGTCGTGCGGTTCTCACGGAAGAAAGGTGA
- a CDS encoding ABC transporter substrate-binding protein: MRRAPFARRLGILLVAVLLAALTMGGCRGSETQKTSAPAETSSIATKLTGPVEVTFWHAMTGKHEEALRTIAENFMKEHPDVRIKLEAQGNYGDLQQKLVAAAKSHTLPVMAQVIETWVTDFRQNGLVADLTPYIENSEIGWSKQELDDIVEVFRKANQWDGKYYSLPFSKSTQILYYNTDYFREAGLQPPKTWDELKEAAKKLTGEKNGRRVIGMGFENSVGWQFHQWVRQAGGRYVDEATGKVLFDSPEGREALGFLVGLFQEKVARLAGEDQYMSNPFGRGDVGMYIGSSAGIPFVAKAAEGNIHWAAAPVPAGKEKAVAFAGNAVAVFDSAKPEEKLAAWLFIKYLLNTDNTVFWAKSTGYLPIRYSALKTKEWEDYVAQNPAYGVGTQQFDYGFFDPRIPGFDAALKEIDKEIQAALLGQKSPDDALKAAAQAAQAAIDRAKERAK; this comes from the coding sequence ATGCGCCGCGCGCCTTTCGCCCGACGTCTCGGCATCCTTCTTGTCGCCGTCCTCCTTGCTGCCCTCACCATGGGCGGCTGTCGAGGGAGCGAAACGCAGAAGACCTCTGCACCCGCCGAAACTTCGAGCATCGCGACAAAGCTCACGGGGCCCGTGGAGGTCACCTTTTGGCACGCGATGACGGGAAAGCACGAAGAGGCCCTGAGGACGATTGCGGAAAACTTCATGAAGGAACATCCCGACGTTCGGATCAAGCTCGAGGCTCAGGGGAACTACGGCGATCTGCAGCAAAAGCTCGTCGCGGCGGCGAAGTCCCACACGCTTCCCGTCATGGCTCAGGTGATCGAGACTTGGGTGACGGACTTCCGGCAAAACGGGCTCGTCGCCGACCTCACGCCGTACATCGAGAACTCGGAAATCGGTTGGAGCAAGCAAGAACTCGACGACATCGTAGAGGTCTTCCGCAAGGCCAACCAGTGGGACGGGAAGTACTACTCGCTCCCCTTCAGCAAGAGCACGCAAATCCTCTACTACAACACGGACTACTTCCGGGAGGCGGGGCTTCAGCCGCCCAAAACGTGGGACGAGCTCAAGGAGGCGGCGAAAAAGCTCACGGGAGAAAAGAACGGCAGGCGCGTAATCGGAATGGGCTTTGAAAACTCTGTGGGCTGGCAGTTCCACCAATGGGTAAGGCAGGCGGGAGGGCGCTACGTCGACGAAGCTACGGGCAAGGTCCTCTTCGATAGCCCTGAGGGCAGGGAAGCCCTAGGCTTCCTCGTGGGGCTTTTCCAGGAGAAGGTCGCCCGACTCGCCGGAGAGGATCAGTACATGTCAAACCCCTTCGGCCGCGGCGACGTAGGGATGTACATTGGCTCCTCGGCGGGAATTCCCTTTGTGGCCAAAGCTGCCGAAGGGAACATCCATTGGGCTGCCGCTCCCGTGCCGGCGGGGAAAGAAAAGGCGGTGGCCTTTGCCGGGAACGCCGTGGCCGTGTTCGATTCGGCCAAACCCGAGGAGAAGCTTGCGGCGTGGCTTTTCATCAAGTACCTCCTGAACACGGACAACACGGTCTTTTGGGCGAAGTCCACGGGATATCTCCCCATCCGCTATTCGGCGCTCAAGACGAAGGAGTGGGAGGACTACGTCGCCCAAAATCCCGCCTACGGCGTGGGAACCCAGCAGTTCGACTACGGGTTCTTTGATCCGAGGATTCCCGGGTTTGATGCCGCCCTCAAGGAGATCGACAAGGAAATCCAGGCGGCCCTCTTGGGACAGAAGTCGCCGGACGACGCGCTCAAGGCTGCCGCGCAGGCCGCTCAGGCGGCGATCGATCGCGCCAAGGAACGCGCGAAGTAA
- a CDS encoding carbohydrate ABC transporter permease yields the protein MRDALSKGTIYLLLFLGGVLMLLPFLWMLSTSLKTPNQVAVLPPVWVPVPPHWENYAEALRMAPFGRYFVNSVIVTTLSTLGELLTTVLAAYAFARIRFWGREVLFSLLLGTMMVPGEVLLVPNYLTLTRLGWIDTYAALIVPWTASVFAIFLYRQHLLSVPKELGYAARVDGAGDFRFLWEILVPITRPALVTIALLKAIGSWNAFLWPLIVTNSREMRTLPVGLTAFTTEAGTAYELLMAASAFVIVPMVVLFLLFQRHIVEGISRAGIKG from the coding sequence GTGCGCGACGCGCTCTCGAAAGGGACGATCTACCTCCTCCTCTTTCTCGGCGGCGTCCTCATGCTCCTTCCTTTCCTCTGGATGCTCTCTACTTCGCTTAAGACTCCCAACCAAGTTGCCGTACTTCCGCCCGTTTGGGTGCCCGTTCCCCCGCATTGGGAAAATTACGCCGAGGCCCTGCGCATGGCGCCCTTCGGCCGCTACTTCGTGAACAGCGTGATCGTCACGACCCTCTCTACCCTCGGGGAACTTCTCACGACGGTCCTCGCCGCGTACGCCTTCGCGCGAATTCGGTTTTGGGGAAGGGAGGTGCTCTTCAGCCTCCTCCTCGGGACGATGATGGTTCCCGGGGAGGTCCTCCTCGTACCCAACTACCTCACCCTCACGAGGCTCGGGTGGATCGACACGTATGCGGCGCTCATCGTCCCCTGGACGGCGAGCGTCTTTGCGATCTTCCTCTACCGACAGCACCTTCTGTCCGTCCCGAAGGAACTCGGGTACGCGGCCCGCGTCGACGGAGCCGGCGACTTTCGCTTTCTCTGGGAAATCCTCGTGCCGATCACGAGACCCGCGCTCGTGACGATCGCCCTCCTCAAGGCGATCGGCAGTTGGAACGCCTTCCTCTGGCCTCTCATCGTCACAAACAGCAGGGAAATGCGGACGCTCCCCGTAGGTCTTACGGCGTTTACCACGGAGGCGGGTACCGCGTACGAGCTCCTCATGGCGGCCTCGGCCTTTGTGATCGTTCCCATGGTTGTCCTCTTTCTCCTCTTTCAACGCCACATCGTCGAGGGAATTTCCCGTGCGGGAATCAAGGGATGA
- a CDS encoding carbohydrate ABC transporter permease, producing MDERPTLSSFLKASLYLAPALVVLGVFTVYPIFSSLLLSFYADYDYYRDVVYRYGVDNYVYLFHDPSFWRALRNTVLFVLGVVPASLALSLGFALLLRQRLPGMAAFRTVYFLPVVTSVVAISVVWRWIFHTDYGLLNYVLSWFGISPIPWLTSPKWALPSLVILAIWKSLGYNILIFLAGLSSIPEVYEQAARVDHATAWQRFWHVTFPLLAPTTFFVSVVSVIGAFKVFDEVYALFGGNAGPVRSALTLVFYIFEKFYREQDYAVAAAASYVLFLLTFLLTLLQLWIGRRIVYNR from the coding sequence GTGGACGAACGCCCTACCCTCTCTTCGTTTCTCAAGGCGTCGCTTTACCTCGCCCCTGCCCTCGTGGTTTTAGGGGTGTTTACCGTCTATCCGATTTTTTCTTCGTTGCTTTTGAGCTTTTACGCCGACTACGACTACTATCGCGATGTCGTGTACCGCTACGGCGTCGACAACTACGTATACCTCTTTCACGATCCCAGCTTTTGGCGGGCTCTCCGCAACACGGTGCTTTTTGTCCTCGGCGTCGTGCCGGCATCCCTTGCGCTTTCCCTCGGCTTTGCCCTCCTCCTTCGTCAACGACTTCCCGGCATGGCTGCCTTTCGCACGGTGTACTTTCTCCCGGTGGTGACGTCCGTCGTGGCGATTTCCGTCGTCTGGCGGTGGATTTTCCATACGGACTATGGCCTGTTGAACTACGTACTGTCCTGGTTCGGAATTTCTCCAATCCCGTGGCTTACGAGTCCAAAGTGGGCGCTCCCTTCTCTCGTGATCCTCGCCATTTGGAAGAGCCTGGGGTACAACATCCTCATCTTTCTCGCTGGGCTTTCCAGCATTCCAGAAGTGTACGAGCAGGCGGCCCGCGTGGACCATGCGACGGCATGGCAGCGTTTCTGGCACGTGACCTTTCCGCTTCTCGCGCCGACGACCTTTTTCGTCTCCGTCGTTTCCGTGATCGGCGCCTTTAAGGTGTTCGACGAGGTGTACGCCCTCTTCGGCGGAAACGCGGGACCCGTGCGCAGCGCTCTCACCTTGGTGTTTTACATCTTCGAGAAGTTTTACCGCGAACAAGACTACGCCGTGGCTGCAGCGGCCTCGTACGTCCTTTTCCTCCTCACGTTCCTCCTCACTCTCCTTCAGTTGTGGATCGGACGAAGGATCGTCTACAACCGATGA